One genomic window of Luteolibacter flavescens includes the following:
- a CDS encoding HIT domain-containing protein has translation MSADFYCDSVLSGQVPVQVVMETQRVLAFEHTRPTWQMHVVIIPKQHIARLVDVTDPTLLSELLEVAVAIIRDRDLAGTNYKLITNGGSYQSTPHLHLHLVSGSPLDPHDPAQAGEMAV, from the coding sequence ATGTCCGCAGACTTCTATTGCGACTCCGTGCTGAGCGGGCAGGTGCCGGTGCAGGTAGTGATGGAGACGCAGCGCGTGCTGGCCTTCGAGCACACGCGACCGACGTGGCAGATGCACGTGGTGATCATCCCGAAGCAGCACATCGCGAGGCTGGTCGATGTGACGGACCCCACGCTGCTCTCCGAATTGCTCGAAGTCGCGGTGGCCATCATTCGGGACCGCGACCTGGCCGGGACAAACTACAAGCTCATCACGAACGGGGGCAGCTACCAGAGCACCCCGCACCTGCACCTCCATCTCGTCTCCGGCTCACCGCTGGATCCCCATGATCCCGCGCAAGCCGGGGAGATGGCGGTTTGA
- a CDS encoding SRPBCC family protein, producing MLHSLYQEQTLPLSLDEAWSFFSSPRNLEAMTPPDLGFRIIHCPSDTMHEGQIIEYRVKALPLLWMTWVTEIKAVEDRRSFIDEQRFGPYRFWHHRHTFEAVEGGVKMTDLVHYALPFGPLGEIAHGLFVRRKLEGIFRFRREELDRRFGRPG from the coding sequence ATGCTCCACTCCCTGTATCAGGAACAGACCCTCCCGCTTTCCCTGGACGAAGCGTGGTCCTTTTTCTCCTCACCGCGGAATCTGGAGGCGATGACGCCGCCCGACCTCGGCTTCCGGATCATCCATTGCCCCTCGGATACCATGCACGAGGGCCAGATCATCGAGTATCGCGTGAAGGCCCTGCCGCTCCTGTGGATGACGTGGGTCACCGAGATCAAGGCAGTGGAGGACAGGCGCAGCTTCATCGATGAGCAGCGCTTCGGTCCCTACAGATTCTGGCACCACCGCCACACCTTCGAAGCGGTAGAGGGCGGCGTGAAAATGACCGATCTGGTCCACTACGCCCTACCCTTCGGCCCGCTGGGCGAGATCGCCCACGGGCTCTTCGTCCGGCGGAAGCTGGAAGGCATCTTCCGCTTCCGCCGTGAAGAGCTGGACCGACGCTTTGGCCGGCCCGGCTGA
- the lpxA gene encoding acyl-ACP--UDP-N-acetylglucosamine O-acyltransferase — protein sequence MTEQRKKRSPSTVGSFGIPPVIHPTAIISPEAKLGANVRVGPYCIIEAGVELGDGCVLHSHVILGGPSRIGRDNEFFPFAAVGGRTQDLKYEGEPTFLEVGDRNVFRENCTIHRGTHAHTPTRIGSDNLFLCYSHVAHDCQVGNHIILSNNGTLGGHVEVEDHAIVSGLAAIHQFCRIGCHSIVGGCAKVVQDVPPYMIIDGNPAATRGLNLVGLQRRGFDEGDIKALKSAYKKLFLKKDGNLANQLSSLKADRPANHDPVKHLIAFIEGTKRGISR from the coding sequence ATGACGGAGCAGCGCAAAAAACGTTCGCCATCCACGGTCGGCTCGTTCGGAATCCCGCCCGTGATCCATCCCACGGCGATCATCTCTCCGGAAGCCAAGCTCGGCGCGAACGTCCGCGTCGGGCCGTACTGCATCATCGAGGCCGGCGTCGAGCTCGGCGATGGCTGCGTGCTCCACTCCCACGTCATCCTCGGTGGCCCGTCCCGCATCGGGCGGGACAATGAGTTCTTCCCCTTCGCCGCCGTCGGCGGCCGCACGCAGGACCTGAAGTACGAGGGCGAGCCCACCTTCCTGGAAGTGGGGGACCGGAATGTCTTCCGCGAGAACTGCACCATCCACCGCGGCACCCACGCCCACACGCCCACGCGCATCGGCAGCGACAATCTCTTCCTCTGCTACTCGCACGTCGCGCACGACTGCCAGGTGGGGAACCACATCATCCTCTCGAACAACGGCACCCTCGGCGGCCACGTCGAGGTGGAGGACCACGCCATCGTCTCCGGCCTCGCCGCCATCCACCAGTTCTGCCGCATCGGCTGCCACTCCATCGTCGGCGGCTGTGCAAAGGTGGTGCAGGACGTGCCGCCCTACATGATCATCGACGGGAATCCTGCCGCCACCCGCGGGCTCAATCTCGTGGGCCTCCAGCGCCGTGGCTTCGACGAGGGCGACATCAAGGCGCTGAAGTCCGCCTATAAGAAGCTCTTCCTCAAGAAGGACGGCAATCTCGCGAACCAGCTCAGCTCCCTCAAGGCCGACCGCCCCGCGAACCACGACCCCGTGAAGCACCTCATCGCCTTCATCGAAGGCACGAAGCGCGGGATCTCGAGGTAG
- a CDS encoding EF-hand domain-containing protein, translating to MQLLKLLPLATLAAIALSSSASAAPGNKVLDRRFAKADLNNDGWIDATEILSLQKRSKSWVDTMYRFQLADVDDNGLLSITEFRASKGVKEGGRLNGIQKFVLADIDKDGFLDPEEYARTLPQNRPWKKVLRDFGRKDKNDDSLVSPQEFGIRGWVL from the coding sequence ATGCAATTGCTGAAACTCCTTCCTCTCGCGACGCTTGCCGCCATCGCCCTGTCCTCGTCCGCCTCTGCCGCCCCCGGTAACAAGGTGCTCGACCGCCGCTTCGCCAAGGCGGACCTGAACAATGACGGCTGGATCGATGCGACCGAGATCCTTTCCCTCCAGAAGCGCAGCAAGTCGTGGGTGGACACGATGTACCGCTTTCAACTCGCGGACGTGGATGACAATGGCCTGCTCTCGATCACCGAATTCCGCGCGTCGAAGGGCGTGAAGGAAGGTGGCCGCCTGAATGGCATCCAGAAATTCGTCCTCGCCGACATCGACAAGGACGGCTTCCTCGACCCCGAGGAGTACGCCCGCACGCTCCCGCAGAATCGTCCGTGGAAGAAGGTGCTGCGCGACTTCGGTCGCAAGGACAAGAATGACGACTCGCTGGTGAGCCCGCAGGAATTCGGCATCCGCGGCTGGGTACTCTGA
- a CDS encoding 3-keto-disaccharide hydrolase, translating into MKSILLLLAMALPAFSAPNQLTPEEKREGFKLLFDGKTLKGWRTYKEKAPKDQWKVEDGALVLTSGGGGDLITDDEFADFDFRCEWKIAKQGNSGIMWRSTEEHQYPWVSGPEYQILDSFKQDGHKYKHETDKGNVAGGFYDIIPGKEEWSKPVGEWNETRIVIKGSKVTLYLNGNVTADVDTTSDEFKAMLDKSKFKGWQHFNKAPKGHIVFQDHGDKVEFRSIRIKKL; encoded by the coding sequence ATGAAATCGATCCTTCTCCTGCTTGCCATGGCACTGCCCGCATTTTCCGCCCCGAACCAGCTCACGCCCGAAGAGAAGCGTGAGGGCTTCAAGCTCCTCTTTGACGGCAAGACCCTGAAGGGCTGGCGCACGTACAAAGAGAAGGCTCCGAAAGACCAGTGGAAGGTCGAGGACGGTGCCCTCGTGCTGACCTCCGGTGGCGGTGGCGACCTCATCACCGACGACGAGTTCGCCGACTTCGACTTCCGCTGCGAGTGGAAGATCGCGAAGCAGGGCAACTCCGGGATCATGTGGCGCTCCACCGAGGAGCACCAGTATCCTTGGGTCAGCGGCCCGGAATACCAGATCCTCGACTCCTTCAAGCAGGACGGCCACAAGTACAAGCACGAGACCGACAAAGGCAACGTGGCCGGTGGCTTCTACGACATCATCCCGGGCAAGGAAGAATGGTCCAAGCCGGTCGGCGAGTGGAACGAGACCCGCATCGTCATCAAGGGCAGCAAGGTCACCCTCTACCTCAATGGCAACGTGACCGCCGACGTGGACACCACCTCGGACGAGTTCAAGGCGATGCTCGACAAGTCCAAGTTCAAGGGCTGGCAGCACTTCAACAAGGCCCCGAAGGGCCACATCGTGTTCCAGGACCACGGCGACAAGGTCGAGTTCCGCTCGATCCGCATCAAGAAGCTGTAA
- a CDS encoding zinc-dependent alcohol dehydrogenase, giving the protein MKALQLVAPSTLAVVDLPAPMPGPGEVRLRVKACGICGSDLHGMDGSSGRRIPPLVMGHEASGTVDVVGEGVTGWRPGDRVTFDSTVWCGECGYCREGRVNLCDARQVVGVACAEFRRDGAFAEFVTVPQRIVHRLPDALSYEEAAFAEPVGVALHAVKRAGDVAGSTALVVGAGLIGLLVIQALRRAGAARIIAVDLDEGRLTLARELGADEAILSGSAPVPEVDLAMEVVGAAPTVDLAIRSVRKGGRVVLVGNLSPVVPLPLQIVVTRELDVVGTCAIAGEYPEALDAIASGDIRVKPLISASVSLEDGVTAFEKAKSPGALKVLVIDGGAAAGEL; this is encoded by the coding sequence ATGAAAGCGCTGCAACTCGTGGCCCCGTCCACGCTCGCCGTGGTGGATCTGCCCGCGCCCATGCCCGGGCCGGGTGAGGTCCGCCTGCGCGTGAAAGCCTGCGGCATCTGCGGCAGCGACCTGCACGGCATGGACGGCAGCAGCGGACGGCGCATCCCGCCGCTGGTGATGGGCCACGAGGCCAGTGGTACGGTGGATGTAGTAGGTGAGGGCGTGACGGGCTGGCGGCCCGGGGATCGCGTCACCTTCGACTCCACCGTTTGGTGCGGCGAGTGCGGCTACTGCCGCGAGGGCCGCGTGAATCTCTGCGATGCCCGCCAGGTGGTGGGCGTCGCGTGTGCGGAGTTCCGCCGTGACGGGGCCTTTGCGGAATTCGTCACGGTGCCGCAGCGCATCGTCCACCGCCTGCCGGACGCGCTTTCCTACGAGGAGGCTGCCTTCGCCGAACCGGTGGGGGTGGCCCTCCACGCCGTGAAGCGGGCGGGGGATGTTGCGGGAAGTACGGCGCTCGTCGTAGGTGCGGGCCTCATCGGTCTGCTCGTCATCCAGGCGCTGAGGCGTGCGGGTGCTGCCAGGATCATCGCCGTGGACCTGGATGAGGGCCGTCTGACGCTGGCGAGGGAACTCGGTGCAGACGAGGCCATCCTCAGTGGCAGCGCGCCCGTGCCCGAGGTGGACCTTGCAATGGAAGTCGTGGGCGCCGCGCCGACCGTGGATCTCGCGATCCGCTCCGTGAGAAAGGGCGGCCGCGTCGTTCTCGTGGGGAATCTTTCCCCGGTCGTCCCGCTGCCCCTGCAGATCGTCGTCACGCGCGAGCTCGATGTCGTGGGCACCTGCGCCATCGCGGGCGAATATCCCGAAGCGTTGGATGCCATCGCTTCCGGAGACATCCGCGTGAAGCCGCTGATTTCCGCGAGCGTGTCGCTGGAAGATGGCGTCACTGCCTTCGAGAAAGCCAAGTCCCCCGGCGCGCTGAAGGTGCTCGTCATTGACGGGGGGGCGGCAGCGGGCGAGCTGTGA
- a CDS encoding GNAT family N-acetyltransferase, whose amino-acid sequence MGPRDWEPVTLALEDESGEVIGGVYGATMWRWLMIDGLWVAESQRGNGLGRQLLLAAEELAISRGCIGSWLGTFDFQARGFYQAHGYEVFAELPGFPPGRTHFHLRKTFAGPAA is encoded by the coding sequence GTGGGTCCACGGGATTGGGAACCGGTAACGCTGGCACTGGAGGACGAATCCGGAGAAGTCATCGGCGGGGTCTATGGCGCGACCATGTGGCGCTGGCTGATGATCGACGGTCTCTGGGTTGCCGAAAGCCAACGGGGCAATGGACTGGGCCGGCAGCTCCTGCTCGCAGCGGAAGAACTGGCGATCAGCCGCGGCTGTATCGGCTCGTGGCTGGGCACCTTCGATTTCCAAGCTCGCGGATTTTACCAAGCGCACGGATACGAAGTCTTCGCCGAGCTACCCGGCTTCCCACCGGGAAGGACGCATTTCCACCTGCGGAAAACTTTCGCGGGGCCAGCGGCCTGA
- the ccoN gene encoding cytochrome-c oxidase, cbb3-type subunit I: MNTATAKTTTITYDDRTVRQFMIASIVWGIVGMLVGVICATQLSWWQMNGKFLEAVTGGLFKGDGLQYITFGRLRPLHTNAVIFAFVGNMAFAGIYYSTQRLCKARTASDLLSKIHMWGWQLIIVAAAITLPAGLTRGKEYAELIWPINIAVALVWVVFAVNFFWTLAKRNEPSLYVALWFYIATIVTVAMLYIVNHLSIPTSLLHSYPVFGGLQDGLVQWWYGHNAVAFFLTTPILGIMYYFLPKAANRPVYSYRLSIVHFWSLVFIYIWAGPHHLLNTSLPRWLQMLGMLFSLMLWAPSWGGMLNGLLTLRGAWAKLRTDPVIKFFAAGITFYGMATFEGPLLSIRAVNALSHYTDWGIGHVHSGALGWNGFMAAGMFYWLAPRLWKTKLWSTGMANMHFWIGLVGILLYVTAMWTAGITQGLMLGEVAEGGTTLKYEFVETLKAIQLPYILRSVGGTLYLIGFFLCAWNIFMTARSGKASDDTVEVAVPEKAHDRMRLGDALANDPVAYCVAALAMMILWFFLPPHADKAALLLTVILVVKAIRVFKTRGNAWDQWHESLLRNYLPFTLLTFIAVAIGGGVQIVPSLLVNREKNIEGRLQEIYTPLELAGRDIYVAEGCYNCHSQMIRTLMPDVMRYGRAGVKDDFSHLGESLYDHPYQWGSKRTGPDLAREGGGFVQGSDHVRSGKRDNKWHWFHFMNPRWANEDSNMPAYPWLYEQKTDFKSLPAKIAVQRQLGVPFPAWTKDEIDQQAREQGMAIARSLFEGSSPVGYEPIKGESTEALVRHFSESRVVALIAYVQKLGTYREITKEGAPAAVPLDPDSFRNISEKTEALRRGETSANP; this comes from the coding sequence ATGAACACCGCCACAGCCAAGACGACCACCATCACCTACGACGACCGCACGGTGCGGCAGTTCATGATCGCCTCCATCGTGTGGGGCATCGTGGGCATGCTCGTCGGGGTGATCTGCGCCACCCAGCTCTCCTGGTGGCAGATGAATGGCAAGTTCCTGGAGGCCGTGACCGGCGGGCTCTTCAAGGGCGATGGCCTGCAGTACATCACCTTTGGCCGGCTGCGCCCGCTGCATACGAATGCGGTGATCTTCGCCTTCGTGGGAAACATGGCCTTCGCGGGCATCTACTATTCCACCCAGAGATTGTGCAAGGCGCGCACGGCCTCGGACCTCCTTTCGAAGATCCACATGTGGGGCTGGCAGCTCATCATCGTGGCGGCTGCCATCACCCTCCCCGCGGGCCTCACGCGGGGAAAGGAGTACGCCGAGCTGATCTGGCCGATCAATATCGCGGTGGCGCTGGTCTGGGTGGTCTTTGCGGTCAACTTCTTCTGGACGCTGGCGAAGCGCAATGAGCCCAGCCTCTACGTGGCGCTGTGGTTCTACATCGCGACCATCGTCACCGTGGCGATGCTCTACATCGTCAATCACCTCTCGATCCCCACGTCGCTGCTGCACTCCTACCCCGTCTTCGGCGGGTTGCAGGACGGGCTGGTGCAGTGGTGGTACGGGCACAATGCCGTGGCCTTCTTCCTCACGACTCCGATCCTGGGGATCATGTACTATTTCCTGCCGAAGGCGGCAAACCGGCCGGTGTATAGCTACCGGCTCTCCATCGTCCACTTCTGGTCGCTGGTCTTCATCTACATCTGGGCCGGTCCCCACCACCTGCTGAATACCTCGCTGCCACGGTGGCTGCAGATGCTCGGCATGCTCTTCTCGCTCATGCTGTGGGCACCATCGTGGGGCGGCATGTTGAATGGCCTGCTCACCCTGCGCGGTGCCTGGGCGAAGCTGCGGACGGACCCGGTGATCAAGTTCTTCGCCGCGGGCATCACCTTCTACGGCATGGCCACCTTCGAGGGCCCGCTGCTCTCGATCCGCGCGGTGAATGCCCTCTCGCACTACACGGACTGGGGCATCGGCCACGTGCACTCCGGGGCGCTCGGCTGGAATGGCTTCATGGCCGCGGGCATGTTCTACTGGCTGGCCCCGCGCTTGTGGAAGACGAAGCTGTGGTCCACGGGCATGGCGAACATGCACTTCTGGATCGGGCTCGTGGGCATCCTGCTCTACGTGACGGCGATGTGGACGGCGGGCATCACGCAGGGGCTGATGCTTGGCGAGGTGGCCGAGGGCGGCACCACGCTGAAGTATGAATTCGTCGAGACGCTGAAGGCGATCCAGCTCCCCTACATCCTCCGCTCGGTCGGCGGCACGCTCTACCTCATCGGCTTCTTCCTCTGCGCGTGGAATATCTTCATGACCGCCCGCTCGGGCAAGGCCAGCGACGACACCGTGGAAGTCGCCGTGCCGGAGAAAGCGCACGACCGCATGCGCCTCGGCGACGCGCTCGCCAATGACCCCGTGGCCTACTGCGTGGCCGCACTCGCGATGATGATCCTGTGGTTCTTCCTGCCGCCTCATGCGGACAAGGCCGCACTGCTGCTGACCGTGATCCTGGTGGTGAAGGCGATCCGCGTCTTCAAGACACGCGGCAATGCCTGGGACCAGTGGCATGAGAGCCTGCTGCGGAATTACCTGCCCTTCACCCTGCTCACCTTCATCGCCGTGGCCATCGGTGGCGGTGTCCAGATCGTCCCCTCGCTGCTGGTGAACCGCGAGAAGAACATCGAGGGCCGCCTTCAGGAGATCTACACGCCGCTGGAGCTGGCAGGCCGCGACATCTACGTGGCCGAGGGCTGCTACAATTGCCACTCGCAGATGATCCGCACGCTGATGCCGGATGTGATGCGCTACGGTCGTGCCGGGGTGAAGGATGACTTCTCCCACCTCGGCGAGTCGCTCTACGACCACCCCTACCAGTGGGGATCGAAGCGAACCGGGCCGGACCTCGCGCGCGAGGGTGGCGGCTTTGTCCAAGGCTCGGATCACGTCCGCTCCGGGAAGCGCGACAACAAGTGGCATTGGTTCCACTTCATGAATCCGCGCTGGGCAAACGAGGACTCGAACATGCCCGCCTACCCGTGGCTCTACGAGCAGAAGACGGACTTCAAGTCGCTGCCCGCGAAGATCGCCGTGCAACGCCAGCTCGGTGTCCCCTTCCCCGCCTGGACGAAGGACGAGATCGACCAGCAGGCCCGTGAACAAGGCATGGCGATCGCCCGCTCGCTCTTCGAAGGCAGCTCGCCGGTCGGCTACGAGCCGATTAAGGGCGAGAGCACCGAGGCACTGGTCCGCCATTTCTCGGAAAGCCGCGTCGTCGCTCTCATCGCCTACGTCCAAAAGCTCGGCACCTACCGCGAGATCACGAAGGAAGGCGCACCCGCCGCCGTCCCACTCGATCCCGACAGCTTCCGCAACATCTCCGAGAAAACCGAGGCACTCCGCCGCGGCGAAACGTCTGCCAATCCCTGA
- a CDS encoding pyridoxal-phosphate-dependent aminotransferase family protein yields the protein MSSPKLFSPGPIDVSPETFAAMSRTMIGHRGSEFEALYASLQPGLQAIFGTSRPVFVSTSSAWGVMEGALRNLVRQKVLCLCCGAFSDKWLDVAKKLGYEADSVQVEWGQQIDPEAVRAKLSEGGYDTVTLIHSETSTGVLNDLSAISKVVKSFPDTMLIVDTVSSLSTVPVDMDANRIDVMLAGVQKALALPPGLCVFAVSEAGMERAKATPNRGYYFDFIQFAKNAAANNTPSTPAISILYGLQYILGEIDKEGLAARFERHAKTNAMIHAWAAKRGFEHFAPEGYRSTALTCFKTPEGFDLSAFIKTLKTKHNFLINGGYGKIKGTTFRISNMGNETEATMQELIDAMEDVLG from the coding sequence ATGTCCTCGCCCAAATTGTTCAGCCCCGGCCCGATCGACGTTTCGCCCGAGACCTTCGCGGCGATGTCCCGCACCATGATCGGCCACCGCGGCTCCGAGTTCGAAGCCCTCTACGCCTCGCTCCAGCCCGGCCTGCAGGCCATCTTTGGCACCTCCCGTCCGGTCTTCGTCTCCACCTCCTCCGCCTGGGGCGTGATGGAAGGCGCGCTGCGGAATCTGGTCCGCCAAAAGGTCCTCTGCCTGTGCTGCGGTGCCTTCTCGGACAAGTGGCTGGATGTCGCGAAGAAGCTGGGCTACGAGGCGGACTCCGTGCAGGTCGAGTGGGGCCAGCAGATCGACCCCGAGGCTGTCCGCGCGAAGCTCTCCGAGGGCGGCTACGACACCGTCACGCTCATCCACAGCGAGACCTCCACCGGCGTGCTGAATGACCTCTCCGCCATCTCGAAGGTGGTGAAGTCCTTCCCGGATACCATGCTCATCGTGGACACCGTTTCCTCGCTCTCCACCGTGCCCGTGGACATGGATGCGAATCGCATCGATGTGATGCTCGCCGGCGTCCAGAAGGCGCTCGCGCTGCCGCCCGGCCTCTGCGTCTTCGCCGTCTCCGAGGCGGGCATGGAGCGTGCGAAGGCCACGCCAAACCGTGGCTACTACTTCGATTTCATCCAGTTCGCCAAAAACGCCGCGGCGAACAACACGCCGTCCACCCCGGCGATCTCCATCCTCTACGGGCTCCAGTACATCCTCGGCGAGATCGACAAGGAAGGCTTGGCCGCCCGCTTCGAGCGCCATGCGAAGACTAATGCGATGATCCACGCGTGGGCTGCCAAGCGCGGATTCGAGCACTTCGCGCCGGAGGGCTACCGCTCCACCGCTCTGACCTGCTTCAAGACGCCTGAGGGCTTCGATCTCTCCGCCTTCATCAAGACGCTGAAGACGAAGCACAACTTCCTCATCAACGGCGGCTACGGCAAGATCAAGGGCACCACCTTCCGCATCTCCAACATGGGCAACGAAACCGAAGCCACCATGCAGGAGCTCATCGATGCGATGGAGGACGTGCTCGGCTGA
- a CDS encoding glycine cleavage system protein R translates to MPASIVMTVLAADRPGLVRALSETIAAHGGSWQESRMARLAGQFAGILRVECAEAECDALLAALSALESEGISVQAKREAAAPAEKRETLTLDVVGNDRPGIIRSLSAAIAGAGGNVEDLSTSLESAPMAGHPIFHAKGVVSLAAGSAPGALVAAIENLGPDLSVSVDL, encoded by the coding sequence ATGCCTGCCTCCATCGTGATGACCGTTCTCGCCGCCGATCGCCCCGGCCTCGTCCGCGCCCTTTCCGAGACCATCGCCGCGCATGGCGGGAGCTGGCAGGAGAGCCGCATGGCGCGTCTCGCGGGACAATTCGCAGGCATCCTGCGGGTGGAGTGCGCGGAGGCGGAGTGCGATGCGCTACTGGCCGCCCTGTCCGCGCTGGAGTCCGAGGGGATCTCCGTGCAGGCGAAGCGCGAGGCCGCCGCCCCGGCCGAGAAGCGCGAGACGCTGACGCTGGATGTGGTGGGGAATGACCGACCCGGCATCATCCGCTCGCTTTCCGCCGCCATCGCCGGTGCAGGCGGAAACGTGGAGGATCTCTCGACCTCGCTGGAGAGCGCGCCGATGGCCGGCCATCCGATTTTCCATGCGAAGGGCGTGGTCTCCCTGGCCGCTGGCAGCGCTCCCGGCGCACTGGTCGCGGCGATCGAGAATCTGGGGCCGGATCTCTCCGTCTCGGTCGATCTTTGA
- a CDS encoding cbb3-type cytochrome c oxidase N-terminal domain-containing protein, translating to MNSDEIKRGTYAREKGEVILREHEYDGIQEFDQKLPNWWLFTFYGGIAWFVIHWTLYYHTEVFQTDQQKIVSQVTALQEKKDAELAATLASLDDATLISKWSTDPVIVAAGEATFSINCVACHAADLSGMMDVGGNKIPLPGLPLTDGEWKYGAKPMDVFNIINKGTPVDSPGHNGAKMQAWGQMLTPKQVAEVTAFLISKNPKDFEG from the coding sequence ATGAATTCCGACGAGATCAAACGCGGCACCTACGCCAGGGAGAAAGGCGAAGTCATCCTGCGAGAGCACGAGTATGACGGCATCCAGGAGTTTGACCAAAAACTGCCGAACTGGTGGCTCTTCACCTTCTACGGCGGCATCGCGTGGTTCGTGATCCACTGGACGCTCTACTACCACACGGAGGTCTTTCAGACCGACCAGCAGAAGATCGTTTCGCAGGTCACCGCCCTGCAGGAGAAGAAAGACGCGGAACTCGCCGCCACGCTGGCCTCGCTCGACGATGCCACCCTGATCTCAAAGTGGTCCACCGATCCGGTGATCGTCGCCGCGGGTGAGGCGACCTTTTCCATCAATTGCGTGGCCTGCCATGCCGCCGACCTGAGCGGCATGATGGACGTCGGCGGGAACAAGATCCCCCTGCCCGGCCTGCCGCTCACCGATGGCGAGTGGAAATATGGCGCGAAGCCGATGGACGTCTTCAACATCATCAACAAGGGAACGCCGGTAGACTCACCCGGTCACAATGGAGCGAAGATGCAGGCTTGGGGCCAGATGCTCACTCCGAAACAAGTCGCGGAAGTGACGGCCTTCCTGATCTCGAAGAATCCGAAGGACTTCGAAGGATGA
- a CDS encoding Dabb family protein: MEHHVYFWLKDEHKNEADRKAFEAGLSSLFTLKGLVGGFWAIPAKVMERPVVDQSWDYALTMTFESVAAQDAYQEDPDHHVFIDSFKPWWARVEVRDLEKISQ; the protein is encoded by the coding sequence ATGGAACACCACGTGTATTTCTGGCTGAAGGACGAGCACAAGAACGAGGCGGACCGCAAGGCCTTCGAGGCGGGGCTATCGAGCCTCTTCACGCTGAAGGGCCTGGTCGGCGGCTTCTGGGCCATCCCGGCGAAGGTGATGGAGCGCCCGGTGGTGGACCAGTCCTGGGACTACGCGCTCACGATGACCTTCGAGTCCGTGGCCGCGCAGGACGCCTATCAGGAAGACCCGGATCACCACGTCTTCATCGACAGCTTCAAGCCTTGGTGGGCACGCGTGGAAGTGCGCGATCTCGAAAAGATCAGCCAATGA
- a CDS encoding PQQ-binding-like beta-propeller repeat protein produces MIVRSALALLLLASAADARDVLLQGKGKLTLWSDGKIAWEMPWGSIHDLHRGDDGKIYVQKDMREVCAIDPAEKKVVWSYDSTKSNGNEGKRLEVHAFQPLKDGHLMIAESGVGRIIEVDREGKLLKEITLKRDHPDAHRDTRLARKLDNGHYLVCQEGDGAVREYDADGKLVWDFPVPMFGKEAKGGHGPEGFGNCTFGAVRLKNGNTLLTTGNGHSVLEVTPEKEIVWKIEQKDLPGITLAWVTTIQVLPNGNYVIGNCHAGPGQPILIEIEPKTKKVVWQLDGFEDFGNDVSNTLVVKP; encoded by the coding sequence ATGATCGTCCGCTCCGCACTCGCCCTCCTGCTGCTCGCCTCCGCCGCCGATGCCCGCGATGTCCTCCTCCAGGGGAAGGGCAAGCTCACCCTCTGGAGCGACGGGAAAATCGCCTGGGAGATGCCGTGGGGCAGCATCCACGACCTGCATCGCGGCGATGACGGGAAGATCTACGTCCAGAAGGACATGCGCGAGGTCTGCGCCATCGACCCCGCGGAGAAGAAGGTCGTGTGGAGCTATGATTCCACGAAGTCCAACGGCAACGAGGGCAAGCGCCTCGAGGTCCACGCCTTCCAACCGCTGAAGGACGGCCACCTGATGATCGCCGAGAGCGGTGTGGGCCGCATCATCGAGGTGGATCGCGAGGGCAAGCTGCTGAAGGAAATCACCCTGAAGCGCGATCACCCGGACGCCCACCGCGACACCCGGCTCGCGCGCAAGCTGGACAACGGCCACTATCTCGTCTGCCAAGAGGGCGACGGTGCCGTGCGCGAGTATGATGCGGACGGCAAGCTGGTGTGGGATTTCCCCGTGCCGATGTTTGGCAAGGAAGCGAAGGGCGGCCACGGCCCCGAGGGCTTCGGCAACTGCACCTTTGGCGCGGTGCGCCTGAAGAATGGCAATACCCTGCTGACCACCGGCAACGGCCACTCGGTGCTGGAGGTGACACCGGAAAAGGAGATCGTCTGGAAGATCGAGCAAAAGGACCTGCCCGGCATCACGCTGGCCTGGGTGACGACCATCCAGGTGCTGCCGAATGGCAACTACGTGATCGGCAACTGCCACGCCGGCCCCGGCCAACCGATCCTCATCGAGATCGAGCCCAAGACGAAGAAGGTCGTCTGGCAGCTCGATGGTTTCGAGGACTTCGGCAATGACGTGTCGAACACGCTGGTGGTGAAGCCGTAA